The Bacteroidota bacterium region TGTAAAATCCGGCTTCTTTAAACATTTTAACTGCTTCTTTTTTTATGTCTTCCCTCATCAGCTTTTCGTTCTCCTTAAATTCACAGTCAAAAGTAACGGTAGGTAGTCCCCATTCGTCTTTGTTTTTATAGTCGAGAGTTATTTTGTTTTCGTAATACGGAAGATGTTCACCATATCCGGTCATTTCAATCTTCCAGGGGCCCGGTTTGGTCATTTCTTCTTTTAACTTGTTTCCAAAAGAAAAATTATTTAATGCTCTTCTCCAGTCCAAACGGCGTGCACTGCCCTGAAAAGAATAACCTCCTTTGTAATTTTGTTTACTTTCTACATTTCCGAGATTCCTGAATCGTGGGATATGAAAACTGCCTGGTCGGCTGCCATTGGATGTTTTATTTTCGAAACCATTAACTATAGCTCTGGCACCGACTTTAAAATGATGATCCATTAGATTGTGTCCTAACTGACCGCTGTCGTTACCCATCCCGTTAGGAAACCTTTCCGACTTAGACTGCATTAATAGACTTGTAGAAGCAACTGTAGATGCACATAGGAAAATCACTTTTGCATTATAAACAGTAACTTTTTTGTTAATTGCATCAATTACTTTAACACCTGATGCTTTTTGAGTTTCAGGATCATAGATGATTTCTGTTACAATCGAATCGGGTTTAAGAGTTAGATTGCCGGTACGTTCGGCTGAAGGCAGGGTAGAGGAGTTGCTGCTAAAATATCCTCCCAGAGTACATCCCCTGATACACTTGTTCCTGTATAAGCATTTAGATCGTCCTTCGTGAACTTTATCTCCGGTAATATGAGCAAACCTGCCTATGGTTAATCGACGGTCTTTATATTTTATTTCGAGTTGTTTTTTTAATTCTTTCTCAGCGCAATTAAGGTCAAATGGTGGTGATAAATGCTGATCGGGAAAGTGTTTCATGTTAAGATTTTCTCCACTTACACCAATATATTTTTCAACTTTAGTATACCAGGGATCTATGTCTTTATATCTGATTGGCCAATCTATTCCAATTCCTTCACGTTTATTTGATGTGAATTCCAAATTACTTAGTCTTAGGGCTTGTCTACCCCATGTTATCGATCTCCCTCCTACATGGTAGCCTCTAATCCAGTCGAATCTTTTTACCTCATTGTATGGGTGTTTTAAATCATCAACAAACCAGTGTCTGGATTCTTCATTAGTCGCATATCCGGTTCTGTTTTGTTTTTGTTGTTTGGCGAGATTTTTAGTGTCCGGTTTATTTCTGAATTCAAAGTCCCATACTTCTTTTTCGGCAGTGGGGTAATCTTTTATATGTTCAACCATTCTACCTCTTTCGAGGACTAATGTCTTTAACCCATTTTCACATAATTCTTTTGCAGCCCATCCTCCTGAAATTCCGCTTCCAATTACTATAGCATCGAATTTAGTATTGTTCAAATTATTTTTTGTCATTAGTGAAATTGAAACAGTAATTTTTTTACTGAACAAATTTATTCTTTTTGAGAGTTTCAGACAGGTGAAAAAAATCAATAAAATGGAGGGTAAATTAGTGAAAGTGGGTGCTTTTTATGGAAATGGAAAAAAATGGTTTATAAAAATTGTAAAAATTCACCATTTTCTATTTAATAAAGTTTAGGACTAATATTGTAATATCACATAGGAAATAAATTGATCCGTTATAAGTTAAGTCATTTCCTGGGAGGTTTAAAAATTATGCACATCATAACATAACCTAAACAGGAATAAATTGTCATCTTTCCCCTCAGTTAATTTTATTAACCCATTAATGTTGTAAATAATAGCTGTTTATTTAGGAGATGTTATTCCCTGTATATCAGTAAATTTAAGTTTTTAATAAGAAAATCATAATCTTAGCGAATTAATTGTCCAGTTTTTCCTATTGTAGTTTTAAAAGCTCATAGATATTGTTACTTTTGCAGCCAGAAAATTTTAATAGGTATGTTTGATAATTTTAGTGATAAGTTAGATAAGGCGTTACATGTACTTAAAGGTCATGGTAAGATTACGGAAGTAAATGTTGCAGAGACATTAAAGGAAGTAAGACGTGCTTTATTGGATGCTGATGTTAACTTTAAGATTGCAAAGGATTTTACTAATAGAGTAAAAGAAAGAGCACTTGGATCTGAGGTGTTGACTTCATTACAGCCGGGTCAGTTAATGGTGAAAATCGTTAAGGATGAATTGACTCAGTTGATGGGGGGTGACAGTGTAGGGATTAATCTTAGTGAAACACCATCTGTTATACTTATTGCAGGTTTACAGGGATCGGGTAAAACTACTTTTTCTGGAAAACTGGCAAACTATTTAAAATCGAAGAAAAGCAAGACTCCTTTATTGGTTGCCGGTGATGTATATCGTCCTGCTGCAATAGAGCAGTTGAAGGTTTTAGGTGAACAGGTGGGTGTTCCTGTATATACAGAAGAGGGAAGTAAAGATCCTGTATCAATAGCTAAAAATGCCTTAAAATTCGCAGCTGAAAATGGGAATAATCTTGTTATAATAGATACCGCGGGACGTTTAGCCATCGATGAAGAAATGATGAGCGAGATTAAAAACGTTCACACTGCAATTAAACCGCAGGAAACACTTTTTGTAGTTGACTCAATGACGGGGCAGGATGCTGTTAACACTGCAAAGGCCTTCAACGATGTGTTGGATTTCAACGGGGTTGTACTTACAAAATTAGATGGTGATACCAGAGGTGGTGCTGCATTGTCGATTAAGTCTGTAGTAAATAAGCCAATTAAGTTTATTTCAACAGGTGAGAAAATGGATGCTCTTGATGTGTTCTATCCTGAGCGTATGGCAGATCGTATACTTGGTATGGGTGATGTTGTTTCGTTGGTTGAAAGAGCTCAGGAACAATATGACGAAGAGGAAGCCAGAAGAATTCAAAAGAAAATTGCTAAAGATCAATTCGATTTTGAAGATTTCATGAAGCAGATCCAACAAATCAAGAAAATGGGTAACATGAAAGATTTGTTAGGGATGATTCCCGGAGCCGGAAAAGCTTTAAAAGATATAGATATCGATGATGATGCCTTTAAAGGAATTGAGGCAATTATTCAGTCTATGACCCCTAAAGAACGCCATTTTCCAAAAACGATAAATGGTAGTCGTAAAAAACGTATTGCAAAAGGTTCGGGATCATCTATTCAGGATGTGAACAGGCTGTTGAAACAGTTTACTGATATGAGTAAAATGATGAAAATGATGCAGGGAGGCGGAATGGCAAAATTGTCTAAAATGATGGGTGGAGCTAAAGGAATGAGATAAATAATAAGTTTATATATACAAAAAGCCGAAGTTTTTATGCTTCGGCTTTTTTTAGGACTAGTCAATTTAAATATTGATTTAATTAATTATACCCCCCTTAAGCACTTTTTTTATACTCTGAATTATTCTTTCTTTTTATTGAGGGTATTATATCATTCAATATTTCATCAATTTTTTCATATGGAGTGTTTGGCATTAAAATAAGGTGAGTAGTGTCTCTTTCAGTTGCTAATTGCCACTTTTCAATAACATCTTGTTCCGGAGCAGGAAGTACAACAGTAATAGAGTTATTGTTGCGCAGAACATTTATTTCATTTTCTTTTAACTTATTAAAAGTGTATTCTGCTTTTTTCAAACTATCATTAACTCTCTCTTGCAATCCTTCTTTGCCAAGGCTTTTTATTGCATACCACCATACCAATGGACTAAATCCGTTTCTTGAGCCCGGTATTGTAGTATCGTCGCTTCCTATGTAAGCAATAGATTTTGAAATTCGGTCGATGTTATTTTTCTTGGCAATTACAACACCTGAAGGTATTGGTGACCCCAGGAACTTATGACCGCTAATAGAAATACTATCTGCTCCATCTTTGAAATCAAAATTAGGTTTAGGATCTAAGAAAGGAGCTATCATTCCCGATAGGGCTCCGTCGGCATGAATGTAATAGTCCTCAATCGCCAGATCATCCATTATTTCTTTTATCTTACTCAGGTCGTCTTTAGCTTCGGTCATGGTAGTCCCAATGTTAGCAAAGATAATTGGCGGCATATGTCTGTTTCTCGCAATGGTATCTTTTAGGTCGTTATAATCTATTTCTCCATTGTTTTGTGATTTAATTACAACCCTTTGCATGTTTAGTATTCTGAGGTTCTTGTTTACAGAATAATGTGTGTTTTGAGAAAAATATACCATCCCTTTAGGGTAAAGTTCTCTTGCAAGATATAGACCGTACATATTTCCTTCCGATCCACCGTTGGTGACATAGCCCCACCAGTTATTTTTTGGAGCACGTAATAAGTCGGCCATGAATTCTATTACTTCACGTTCCATCTCTCTTGAATCAACTTTCCATGTAGAAGGCATAAATGGATCTCCAAGGTTGTTAATTGGGAATTTTAAGAACTTGTTCAGTTCTTCGTAGTTAAAGTCTTTAGAAACCGGATACCCTAAAAAGTTTTCAGTGTGATTCTTGATGGCCTCATAAAGGTTATCTAGCTTTTGTTTATCTTTTGTGTTGAGTTCTGTATTCATACTGTTTGTATTATTCTATAGGCGTAAAGTTATTAATACTGAGTTGTATTTAGTTGTTTGTTCTTGTATATGTTGATTAATTAGAAAATAAAACTAATAATGCGGGTAAATAAATGAAAAAACAATAATTTTGTTATAGTTTAAATATTGATTCGGAAAATTATTCTATTATGGATGAAATTGACAAGAAAATTCTCGGAGCATTGCAAAAAGATGCACGAATGACCATGAAGGAGCTGGCAAATGAAGTTGGGATTTCAACAACTCCAGTTTATGAAAGGGTTAAACGGTTGCAGCGTAATGGTACTTTGAGCTTTAAGGCTGTTGTTGATAAGAAAAAGGTGGGATATTCAATGATTGTTTTTTGTCAGGTTACGTTGAACAGTCACGAGATCGACACGATAAATAACTTCGAAAAGCGAATAAATTCTTTGCCGGAGATAGTAGAAAGTTATCACACAGCCGGAAGTTTCGATTATTTACTGAAAGTTATTGTAAAAGATATGAATCATTATCAGTCATTTTTAGTCGAAAAATTATCCTCTACAAAAGTTATGGCTAATATTCAGAGTGTATTTGTAATGAGTGAAAAGAAGGTTTCCTTCGATGTACCCATAGTTTAGGCAGGAGTATAACTGTTGCATTATTTACTGAAGGGAAGTTGCTCTATTCTTTAGTTTCTTCTTTTACTGCATTTTGATAAGCTCCCAAATCAATCTGGCCCGGTTTGTTTCTTTGTTTTTTCAGAATATCGAATGGTACATCGTTGGCAATTTCTAACTTTCCTGAACCAACAGCAGCAGATTCATCTGTTATTCTCATATCGTTGATATATTCATCCCAGAAATGAGGTTCTTCGTTTATTATTGTGTTTTCAAATAATGGATTACCTTCAATCTCAAAATCTAATTCCTTATCTCTGTTTGTATACTTTATTAAGTTGTTTTCAAATTTGTAATTGAAGTTAGCATTATTGTTTCCCGAAAGTACTAACTCATCCTGATTATTACCGTATATTATACAATTACCAAAATATGCTTCGTCCAGATTTCTCGAAATAATTGAACCTTCATTACTTTCATACCAGTTACTGATAAAAACCGAAGGTGTTTGACGCACTGAGTTACTCCAGTAGTTGGCAAATGTAGAGTGTTTAAAATTGTATTTACCTCCAATTTGCAGTGCCAACGAAGTTCGTCCGCAGTTGCTTATTACTATGTTCTCTCCTTCTATATGTGATCCCTGCGCCAAAACTCCAACTATGCTTTGATTGTAAATTTGTGTATTCAACAATTTTAGAGTAGGATTTGTAGAGTTTCCTATTGAGTCTGCTCTTACCCCAATTTGACCGTTTTTGATTATAGCATAATCAATTATATTATCCTTTGAAGCCGGATAAAGCCAAATCATTCCCCATTGACCGGGAACATCGGTGTAAGCGGGTTCCAGTCTGTCTCCTTCAAAAACAACTTCGTTGTCGAGTTCACCATGAACCCTGAGACTTGCATCTTTATATACTATTAATCCCGAATTGTTGTGGAAGTGGATTCTCGATCCTGCCTGAATATCGAGAGTTTTTGCAGAATCAACTACAGCATATCCGTATATTACATATGGTTTTTCATTTGTCCACAGATCTTTATTTACAACAAAAAAAGATTCTCCTTTTGGAGGATACAGAAATTCGGCATCCTGAACCAGGGTGACCAGTTTTACATCTTGTTGAAATGTATTTGTGCTAAAAACTATTGAGTCGGTATATAAAGGATTTGTTACCTGATTATAGTCGATAGTAGTTTCTATAAATATAAATATACTGTCTTTAGGTGCAATTTCAATGTCATTTTGAATGTTACCGCTTCGTCCGTCGATGTTTATTCTGTACAAAGAAGCATCGCCACGACCTAATTTAACTTCAGGGATATTTACCCATTCATCCTCCTGATTGTAAACTTTCAGTACTCTGGTTGATGAACCAATATTTGTAAAAACTGTATCGAGGTAGATGGTATCTGAAGAGAATTTAAGATTTGTGCTTGCCTGTTTTGCATTAAAATCTTTTCTGCACGAAGAAAAAGCAAGTACTGTAAGTAGAATTGTGATATATATAAGTTGACTTTTCTTCATTGATATTTATTCTTTTGATGATATTAAGAATTGCCTGGCGAAGATATAGTTTTCGGGTGAAAGCTCAAAGTTGATTTCCCGGATTACAGTAATTAGGTGTTATGGTTTATATATGATTCCGGAGACTGTTAATTTGGCTAAAATAAGTGTTTGTAAATCGATTTTTTGTATTAAATTTGCAGCGCTCTATTTTAGAGGTCAAATGTGGTGTTTGGCTTTCTATATTTTATAGATCCCAACTTACCTGAGGGATTCTGTAAATTTTAATAGCATTAACTTAAAAAAAGTTTTTGCCATATAAGAATTATTAACTATTTTTGCAGTCCGAAAAAAGAAAAAAAGGATTTTAAAGAAATACGATAGAAAATGAAAAAAGGAATCCATCCAGAAAATAATAGAGTTGTTGCCTTCAAAGATATGTCGAATGGCGAAACTTGGTTGACTAAGTCAACAGTTGAAACTACTGACAAAATCGAAGTAGAAGGAGTTGAGTATGATTTAGTGAAATTAGAGATCTCTAACACATCTCACCCGTTCTATACAGGTAAAACTAAATTGGTTGATACGGCAGGACGTATTGATAAATTCAAGAACAAATACGCGAAATTCAAAAAGTAATTTTGCTTATAACATATATAAAAGCCTCCCGAATTGGGGGGCTTTTTTTATGGGGTAAATTTAAAGTCTAAATCGACATCAGGAGATTCACCGAGCAACCGCTGAAAGCGAAAGTGCCAGCGAGGTAAAGTTTAAAGTTATGCACGGGTGATGGTTTCTGAGTCTGTTTACTGACAGGAGTAGAAGGGAAGGTTCAAAAGTTTTTCTCTTCCGATTTTTTGAGATTAAGTCTATGATATTTGTAGAGCTTGCTTATATTTGAGCTGTGGAAAACAGAGCATGTGCAGTGTTCGCAAATTTAAAATCTTAATGAATTACATTTTATTTGATGGTGAAAGCAGAAATGATCTTTTGCCATTGACCTATACCCGCCCGGTCGCGGATTTACGCGTTGGGATATTGACTATTCGCGAAAAGTGGGAAAAGTATCTTGGCTATACTACAACAACATTAACTGAGGATTATTTAAGTGCTAAGTATCCTTTGGTAGAAGCCGAAATAAACTTAATGATTAACTCTTCTTTTTGTCCTACAGAAAAACTTGTAGATCTTTGTAAAACTCTAAATAAAAGAGAGGCTGTTTATTGTAATGATCAGCTTGTTGCATTTGTGTCTGTAGAGGATGAAGAGCCGGTATTAGCAGAGTATAAAAGAATTGATTTCGCAGGAGAGTTAATTGAGATTAACTATCCCTGGGATATATTTAAAAATAATGCGCAGGCTTTAAAGAATGATTTTGAACTGATTACGAAAGGAAGGGTTTCACAGCCTATTAGCGAAACAAATAGAGTTTTAAATCCGGATTTAATTTTTATAGAGGAAGGTGCCGAAGTAGAGTTTGCAATTCTAAATGCCAAAGATGCACCAATCTATATTGGAAAGAATGCTAAAATTTTAGAAAATGTATCTGTACGCGGAGGACTTGCACTTTGCGATCACAGTGTTATAAAAATGGGTGCTAAAATTTACGGAGCTACTACAGTTGGACCTTATTCTACAGTTGGAGGTGAGGTGAAAAATACTGTTTTAACAGGTTATTCAAATAAGGGACATGAAGGATACCTTGGAGATGCAGTTCTTGGTGAATGGTGTAACTTAGGAGCTGATACGAATAACTCTAACCTAAAAAATAATTACGAAGAGGTTAAAGCCTGGAATTATCCCGAAGGTAGATTTATCCCGACAGGTCAACAGTTTTGTGGTTTAATAATGGGCGACCATTCCAAAACAGGA contains the following coding sequences:
- the ffh gene encoding signal recognition particle protein, whose amino-acid sequence is MFDNFSDKLDKALHVLKGHGKITEVNVAETLKEVRRALLDADVNFKIAKDFTNRVKERALGSEVLTSLQPGQLMVKIVKDELTQLMGGDSVGINLSETPSVILIAGLQGSGKTTFSGKLANYLKSKKSKTPLLVAGDVYRPAAIEQLKVLGEQVGVPVYTEEGSKDPVSIAKNALKFAAENGNNLVIIDTAGRLAIDEEMMSEIKNVHTAIKPQETLFVVDSMTGQDAVNTAKAFNDVLDFNGVVLTKLDGDTRGGAALSIKSVVNKPIKFISTGEKMDALDVFYPERMADRILGMGDVVSLVERAQEQYDEEEARRIQKKIAKDQFDFEDFMKQIQQIKKMGNMKDLLGMIPGAGKALKDIDIDDDAFKGIEAIIQSMTPKERHFPKTINGSRKKRIAKGSGSSIQDVNRLLKQFTDMSKMMKMMQGGGMAKLSKMMGGAKGMR
- a CDS encoding type B 50S ribosomal protein L31; this encodes MKKGIHPENNRVVAFKDMSNGETWLTKSTVETTDKIEVEGVEYDLVKLEISNTSHPFYTGKTKLVDTAGRIDKFKNKYAKFKK
- a CDS encoding histidine decarboxylase, coding for MNTELNTKDKQKLDNLYEAIKNHTENFLGYPVSKDFNYEELNKFLKFPINNLGDPFMPSTWKVDSREMEREVIEFMADLLRAPKNNWWGYVTNGGSEGNMYGLYLARELYPKGMVYFSQNTHYSVNKNLRILNMQRVVIKSQNNGEIDYNDLKDTIARNRHMPPIIFANIGTTMTEAKDDLSKIKEIMDDLAIEDYYIHADGALSGMIAPFLDPKPNFDFKDGADSISISGHKFLGSPIPSGVVIAKKNNIDRISKSIAYIGSDDTTIPGSRNGFSPLVWWYAIKSLGKEGLQERVNDSLKKAEYTFNKLKENEINVLRNNNSITVVLPAPEQDVIEKWQLATERDTTHLILMPNTPYEKIDEILNDIIPSIKRKNNSEYKKSA
- a CDS encoding Lrp/AsnC family transcriptional regulator, giving the protein MDEIDKKILGALQKDARMTMKELANEVGISTTPVYERVKRLQRNGTLSFKAVVDKKKVGYSMIVFCQVTLNSHEIDTINNFEKRINSLPEIVESYHTAGSFDYLLKVIVKDMNHYQSFLVEKLSSTKVMANIQSVFVMSEKKVSFDVPIV
- a CDS encoding GMC family oxidoreductase, which gives rise to MTKNNLNNTKFDAIVIGSGISGGWAAKELCENGLKTLVLERGRMVEHIKDYPTAEKEVWDFEFRNKPDTKNLAKQQKQNRTGYATNEESRHWFVDDLKHPYNEVKRFDWIRGYHVGGRSITWGRQALRLSNLEFTSNKREGIGIDWPIRYKDIDPWYTKVEKYIGVSGENLNMKHFPDQHLSPPFDLNCAEKELKKQLEIKYKDRRLTIGRFAHITGDKVHEGRSKCLYRNKCIRGCTLGGYFSSNSSTLPSAERTGNLTLKPDSIVTEIIYDPETQKASGVKVIDAINKKVTVYNAKVIFLCASTVASTSLLMQSKSERFPNGMGNDSGQLGHNLMDHHFKVGARAIVNGFENKTSNGSRPGSFHIPRFRNLGNVESKQNYKGGYSFQGSARRLDWRRALNNFSFGNKLKEEMTKPGPWKIEMTGYGEHLPYYENKITLDYKNKDEWGLPTVTFDCEFKENEKLMREDIKKEAVKMFKEAGFYNVEGFDEPSFPGNAIHEMGTARMGNDPKKSVLNKYNQIHAVKNVYVTDGSCMVSSGSQNPSLTYMALSARAANHAAKQIKEGKL
- a CDS encoding GlmU family protein, whose amino-acid sequence is MNYILFDGESRNDLLPLTYTRPVADLRVGILTIREKWEKYLGYTTTTLTEDYLSAKYPLVEAEINLMINSSFCPTEKLVDLCKTLNKREAVYCNDQLVAFVSVEDEEPVLAEYKRIDFAGELIEINYPWDIFKNNAQALKNDFELITKGRVSQPISETNRVLNPDLIFIEEGAEVEFAILNAKDAPIYIGKNAKILENVSVRGGLALCDHSVIKMGAKIYGATTVGPYSTVGGEVKNTVLTGYSNKGHEGYLGDAVLGEWCNLGADTNNSNLKNNYEEVKAWNYPEGRFIPTGQQFCGLIMGDHSKTGINTMLNTGTVVGVSANIFGAGFPRNFIPSFSWGGSGKSITYRSDKAIATAKLVMERKGVEFTETDKDIFQHICEESSRYRRG